The Triticum dicoccoides isolate Atlit2015 ecotype Zavitan chromosome 6A, WEW_v2.0, whole genome shotgun sequence genome has a window encoding:
- the LOC119316805 gene encoding E3 ubiquitin-protein ligase CCNB1IP1 homolog isoform X3 — translation MKCNACWRELEGQAITTTCGHLLCTEDAKKILSNDGACPICDQVLSKSHMKPTDINPSDEWTDMSMTGVSPQILMKSAYRSVMFYIGQKDLEMQYKMNRIVGQCRQKCEVMQAKFTEKLEEVHAAYQKMAKRCQLMEQEIENLTRDKQELQEKFAEKSRQKRKLDEMYDQLRNEYESVKRSAIQPANNYFPRAQPDLFSGMPNILDSGDPLRQGRRDEGWAPQPRQRRENSGPFELSGGSPGHTAAPPMDMRPRQPPRSVFGANMNNSSTALRNMIISPVKRPQPRNRPQMFT, via the exons ATGAAGTGCAACGCTTGCTGGCGGGAGTTGGAAGGACAAGCCATAACAACAACTTGTGGCCATCTTTTAT GTACAGAGGATGCAAAGAAAATACTCAGTAACGATGGTGCATGTCCAATTTGTGACCAAGTACTTTCCAAAAG CCATATGAAGCCTACTGACATAAATCCAAGCGATGAATGGACAGAT ATGTCAATGACTGGAGTTTCTCCACAGATAC TTATGAAGAGTGCATACAGAAGTGTCATGTTTTACATCGGACAAAAGGATCTGGAGATGCAATACAAGATGAACAGAATTGTTGGTCAATGTAGGCAAAAGTGTGAAGTTATGCAGGCAAAGTTCACTGAAAAACTGGAAGAAGTGCATGCGGCATACCAGAAGATGGCCAAAAGATGCCAGTTGATGGAACAAGAGATTGAAAACTTGACAAGGGATAAGCAGGAGTTACAGGAAAAATTTGCAGAGAAATCCAG GCAGAAGAGGAAGCTTGATGAGATGTATGATCAGCTGAGAAACGAGTATGAATCAGTAAAACGTTCAGCCATTCAACCTGCAAACAACTACTTCCCTAGAGCTCAGCCTGACTTGTTCTCAGGCATGCCCAACATATTGGACAGCGGCGACCCTCTGAGACAAG GGCGCAGAGATGAGGGATGGGCTCCACAACCAAGGCAACGACGTGAGAACTCTGGTCCATTTGAGCTGTCTGGGGGTTCTCCTGGTCACACTGCTGCACCTCCGATGGATATGAGACCCAGACAGCCGCCACGGTCCGTCTTTGGAGCTAACATGAACAATTCTTCGACAGCTCTGAGAAATATGATAATCTCACCAGTGAAGCGTCCCCAGCCCCGTAACCGTCCACAAATGTTCACGTAA
- the LOC119316805 gene encoding E3 ubiquitin-protein ligase CCNB1IP1 homolog isoform X1, which produces MKCNACWRELEGQAITTTCGHLLCTEDAKKILSNDGACPICDQVLSKSHMKPTDINPSDEWTDMSMTGVSPQILMKSAYRSVMFYIGQKDLEMQYKMNRIVGQCRQKCEVMQAKFTEKLEEVHAAYQKMAKRCQLMEQEIENLTRDKQELQEKFAEKSRQKRKLDEMYDQLRNEYESVKRSAIQPANNYFPRAQPDLFSGMPNILDSGDPLRQGSIDPPETPGRRDEGWAPQPRQRRENSGPFELSGGSPGHTAAPPMDMRPRQPPRSVFGANMNNSSTALRNMIISPVKRPQPRNRPQMFTL; this is translated from the exons ATGAAGTGCAACGCTTGCTGGCGGGAGTTGGAAGGACAAGCCATAACAACAACTTGTGGCCATCTTTTAT GTACAGAGGATGCAAAGAAAATACTCAGTAACGATGGTGCATGTCCAATTTGTGACCAAGTACTTTCCAAAAG CCATATGAAGCCTACTGACATAAATCCAAGCGATGAATGGACAGAT ATGTCAATGACTGGAGTTTCTCCACAGATAC TTATGAAGAGTGCATACAGAAGTGTCATGTTTTACATCGGACAAAAGGATCTGGAGATGCAATACAAGATGAACAGAATTGTTGGTCAATGTAGGCAAAAGTGTGAAGTTATGCAGGCAAAGTTCACTGAAAAACTGGAAGAAGTGCATGCGGCATACCAGAAGATGGCCAAAAGATGCCAGTTGATGGAACAAGAGATTGAAAACTTGACAAGGGATAAGCAGGAGTTACAGGAAAAATTTGCAGAGAAATCCAG GCAGAAGAGGAAGCTTGATGAGATGTATGATCAGCTGAGAAACGAGTATGAATCAGTAAAACGTTCAGCCATTCAACCTGCAAACAACTACTTCCCTAGAGCTCAGCCTGACTTGTTCTCAGGCATGCCCAACATATTGGACAGCGGCGACCCTCTGAGACAAG GATCGATTGATCCTCCTGAAACCCCAGGGCGCAGAGATGAGGGATGGGCTCCACAACCAAGGCAACGACGTGAGAACTCTGGTCCATTTGAGCTGTCTGGGGGTTCTCCTGGTCACACTGCTGCACCTCCGATGGATATGAGACCCAGACAGCCGCCACGGTCCGTCTTTGGAGCTAACATGAACAATTCTTCGACAGCTCTGAGAAATATGATAATCTCACCAGTGAAGCGTCCCCAGCCCCGTAACCGTCCACAAATGTTCAC GTTATAG
- the LOC119316805 gene encoding E3 ubiquitin-protein ligase CCNB1IP1 homolog isoform X2: MKCNACWRELEGQAITTTCGHLLCTEDAKKILSNDGACPICDQVLSKSHMKPTDINPSDEWTDMSMTGVSPQILMKSAYRSVMFYIGQKDLEMQYKMNRIVGQCRQKCEVMQAKFTEKLEEVHAAYQKMAKRCQLMEQEIENLTRDKQELQEKFAEKSRQKRKLDEMYDQLRNEYESVKRSAIQPANNYFPRAQPDLFSGMPNILDSGDPLRQGRRDEGWAPQPRQRRENSGPFELSGGSPGHTAAPPMDMRPRQPPRSVFGANMNNSSTALRNMIISPVKRPQPRNRPQMFTL; this comes from the exons ATGAAGTGCAACGCTTGCTGGCGGGAGTTGGAAGGACAAGCCATAACAACAACTTGTGGCCATCTTTTAT GTACAGAGGATGCAAAGAAAATACTCAGTAACGATGGTGCATGTCCAATTTGTGACCAAGTACTTTCCAAAAG CCATATGAAGCCTACTGACATAAATCCAAGCGATGAATGGACAGAT ATGTCAATGACTGGAGTTTCTCCACAGATAC TTATGAAGAGTGCATACAGAAGTGTCATGTTTTACATCGGACAAAAGGATCTGGAGATGCAATACAAGATGAACAGAATTGTTGGTCAATGTAGGCAAAAGTGTGAAGTTATGCAGGCAAAGTTCACTGAAAAACTGGAAGAAGTGCATGCGGCATACCAGAAGATGGCCAAAAGATGCCAGTTGATGGAACAAGAGATTGAAAACTTGACAAGGGATAAGCAGGAGTTACAGGAAAAATTTGCAGAGAAATCCAG GCAGAAGAGGAAGCTTGATGAGATGTATGATCAGCTGAGAAACGAGTATGAATCAGTAAAACGTTCAGCCATTCAACCTGCAAACAACTACTTCCCTAGAGCTCAGCCTGACTTGTTCTCAGGCATGCCCAACATATTGGACAGCGGCGACCCTCTGAGACAAG GGCGCAGAGATGAGGGATGGGCTCCACAACCAAGGCAACGACGTGAGAACTCTGGTCCATTTGAGCTGTCTGGGGGTTCTCCTGGTCACACTGCTGCACCTCCGATGGATATGAGACCCAGACAGCCGCCACGGTCCGTCTTTGGAGCTAACATGAACAATTCTTCGACAGCTCTGAGAAATATGATAATCTCACCAGTGAAGCGTCCCCAGCCCCGTAACCGTCCACAAATGTTCAC GTTATAG